A region of Streptomyces paludis DNA encodes the following proteins:
- a CDS encoding polymorphic toxin-type HINT domain-containing protein has translation MGLALLVTLLPAQAFALPPDPESVGLTEVFLEELDQEKEMPGTIVDKNLESLKTETPKDLEQAPTGTTTVPPAASGEVTFGSGTATAPARTVRTDGTASPAATPVGNLPVSLGQAEGEPTPTGTWKVAVAGRAETVERGVDGAVVTVQAPPAGVVPVSVRFDYKKFKNLYGADWASRLRLVQFPECYLTTPDVEECQEYEELESVNNTLDGTVTATVDPAAEGLAAPVSAPLSASDSRPTVQQAAYRGTTNTVAAAAGGSTAVLGVTDSGAGDGGSFKATPLASSGNWAAGGSSGSFSWSYPLTVPPTPAGPSPNISLNYDSQQVDGKTAVSSPQASWIGEGWDYEPGHIERRYRSCKDDTKKLKAGTPNNTATKTKTSDLCWLSYNAVMSLGGRTVELVRVGTTNLYRPQNDDGTRVELKTGGTNADDDGEYWVVTTPDGTTYYYGLNAVGGGHANTSSVSTVPVFGNHPGEPCYAATFAASRCGAGKQQAWRWGMDKVVDVHGNAMVVNWKQETNYYAVNKKTKTPEKYDRAAYPLSIEYGMRASDLTKPSATVEFGVKQRCLKSATACDAANFAKTDDPGAYRPWWDTPGNLNCKSNSKLCPAFPSFWTQLRLDTITTKAARPGQSGLGKVDTYTLRQSFPAEWYDTSPGLWLNSVTRTGFAPGDTTGTVQSADGVSFGHYTVGSSSPLRDRLRDRQLPNLVTSGSGTKNPGFTRPRIGVVATENGGDIEVEYTGGCAAEPATDKGKKNDTCYPVRWSPDGDVKKPAKAWFNKYVVDSVTERDRVTSFGKNVKTSYTYTSPAWDKSDDEFTRPSLRTHSVWRGYGQVAVTRGSKSSSEQGDPNSQSYTVTRFFQGTGGAVKDSKGAVELLADDAVQFAGMTAETLTYEHSEGRLLKRALTFPRSKQTASRAREAEDGTEMDPLLAQRVWVARTDAIQSVESSWQAVRTETTVDDTYGLPTQLEMSVVKPNGTGETRSNQVCVRTTYLHNTSAWIIGKARETRSTATPCSAFDTADPETQLLSSVRTSYDDQAWGTAPTKGLETTLAEINGTGSAHSVTTTSSYDDLGRLRKVSEPLSGTSETVFTPVGGGPVTAVKTINAMGHTSTTTYDPGRALPLTVTDTNGRVTRTEYDALGRVVRGWSPSRAGSKNADVEIAYQPAVATNKVTTPAAVTVKSLEDDGGYSHQVTIYDGLMRQVQTQSEAHGAGRIISDTKYDDHGLVREQTSGYLAKGGPETKLFARKSESLVPSKVKTRYDGMDRVVRSSVYHGAGFKYATYTTYTDTTVYVKPPGSSVPATKSYTDAMGRVTSVRHYTAADGVSSYRTTNYTYDARGNQTRATDPAGNAWTFSYDVRGRLTASTDPDTGSSSFGYDDADRQIRTTDALGKSLHTEYDVLGRTTAIREGSATAAPIKEYKYDTVSGAVGLPAASIRRDASKAEYINRITGYDTDYRPTGRETVIPVNSMTTGLSGTYAYSYAYTPTGKPLSVTLPAKGGLAKEKVVTRYDDDGLPESTSGIDWYTSDVTYSPYGEALRSVNGSQPGRVWTTNFVDQHSGSLQRTVTDRENGGVGEPRVSDSYYSYDASGKISSNARKLTETTGSSTWDNQCYTYDALGELVHAWTSNITPNQGGTGCRSSGGTNWGYTKTGAPSGGPVADAPTLATDAASPSTRLAASLTTAAPLASTVSTGTTAYRQTFTYDWLGNRATLTDHNTADATKNTTFKYGYGTTVAGQSLVQQPHILTSVASTPTGQGSAYSNNKVGNTTLRDLAKSTQSLEWTAEDQLDTITVDGVTTRYVYDADGNRLLENSPTGSTLYLGETELTTDSTGKITRASRAYAQAGAPTVVRTTTNGASTGHQLNVLITDAVGTANTTVSLTTGQSVTRRAFKPYGETRGTKPATWPNKRGYLGSGIDDTATGLTHLGAREYDQAAGRFLSADPIIDITDPLQMNGYAYSNNSPISSSDPTGLCPADICGHGKQNPSQHYGGGPKDPPADNKNSGNSGSSGGSQKTVTFTQTETVTVTKPEPCGGLCKIGGWFKKYKTEIITITVEVTVGVTCGAVAVGAGAVTGGVGAVAVGASCGAIAGAAGAAVGNAMNSDADHSIGGYGAAIGKGAVIGGISGAAGGALGNVAAKGIKAVGSKLVSRTGGAKAGGAVAGAKAGSKTAAKPVQACFLAGTPVLLADGTTKNIEDIKVGDQVLATNPATGETSAQPVTELLPSEGDKELNKLTIATPDGNKNITATAEHPFWAPKENAWINAADLKPGTTLHTPNGTTARIVRNDAYTDHVRTYNFSVAKLHTYYVVAGKTPVLVHNSCGPDMGTAARAAAKQAPEDATMASVARIKGTDMTEVGYSGASSRPAYLEPEIQKAAGDGGQMFGGDAANCAEIRACNALFANRAADFEDMFGRSLEFSDIEFLTVRSSTGLPEAACLSCQSVLVRRGATDLSVGR, from the coding sequence GTGGGCCTTGCCCTGCTGGTGACCCTGCTGCCGGCCCAGGCGTTCGCGCTGCCACCGGATCCCGAGAGCGTCGGACTCACCGAAGTGTTCCTGGAGGAACTCGACCAGGAAAAGGAGATGCCGGGCACGATCGTCGACAAGAACCTCGAAAGCCTGAAGACCGAGACCCCCAAAGACCTGGAGCAGGCTCCCACCGGCACGACCACCGTGCCGCCCGCCGCCAGCGGTGAGGTCACCTTCGGCTCCGGAACGGCAACGGCCCCCGCCCGTACGGTCCGTACCGACGGCACGGCCTCCCCGGCAGCCACCCCCGTCGGGAACCTGCCGGTCAGCCTCGGGCAGGCAGAAGGAGAGCCGACGCCCACCGGCACGTGGAAGGTCGCGGTGGCCGGCCGCGCGGAGACCGTGGAGCGCGGTGTGGACGGCGCGGTGGTCACCGTGCAGGCACCGCCCGCCGGAGTGGTTCCGGTGTCGGTGCGGTTCGACTACAAGAAGTTCAAGAACCTGTACGGCGCGGACTGGGCCTCACGGCTGCGCCTGGTGCAGTTCCCCGAGTGCTACCTCACCACGCCCGATGTCGAGGAGTGCCAGGAGTACGAGGAACTGGAGTCGGTCAACAACACCCTCGACGGCACCGTCACCGCCACGGTGGACCCCGCAGCCGAGGGCCTGGCCGCGCCCGTCTCCGCGCCGTTGTCGGCCAGTGACAGCCGTCCCACCGTCCAGCAGGCCGCGTACCGCGGTACGACGAACACCGTCGCGGCGGCGGCCGGTGGCTCCACGGCCGTACTCGGAGTCACCGACTCCGGCGCCGGAGACGGCGGTTCGTTCAAGGCCACCCCGCTCGCGTCCAGCGGAAACTGGGCCGCCGGCGGCTCCTCCGGCTCCTTCTCCTGGTCGTATCCGCTGACCGTGCCGCCCACCCCCGCCGGTCCCTCGCCGAACATCTCGCTGAACTACGACTCACAGCAGGTCGACGGCAAGACCGCGGTCTCCTCGCCCCAGGCGTCCTGGATCGGCGAGGGCTGGGACTACGAACCGGGCCACATCGAGCGGCGCTACCGCTCCTGCAAGGACGACACCAAGAAGCTCAAGGCCGGTACGCCCAACAACACGGCCACGAAGACCAAGACGTCCGACCTGTGCTGGCTGTCGTACAACGCGGTGATGTCGCTGGGCGGTCGCACGGTCGAACTGGTCCGGGTGGGCACCACGAACCTCTACCGCCCGCAGAACGACGACGGCACCCGCGTCGAGCTGAAGACCGGCGGTACCAACGCCGACGACGACGGCGAGTACTGGGTCGTCACCACCCCCGACGGCACGACGTACTACTACGGTCTGAACGCCGTTGGCGGTGGCCATGCCAACACCTCCTCGGTCTCCACCGTTCCTGTTTTCGGCAACCACCCCGGTGAGCCCTGCTACGCCGCCACCTTCGCCGCCTCCCGCTGCGGCGCCGGCAAGCAGCAGGCATGGCGATGGGGCATGGACAAGGTCGTCGACGTCCACGGCAACGCCATGGTCGTCAACTGGAAGCAGGAGACCAACTACTACGCCGTCAACAAGAAGACCAAGACACCGGAGAAGTACGACCGCGCCGCCTACCCGCTCTCCATCGAGTACGGCATGCGCGCCTCCGACCTGACCAAGCCCTCGGCCACTGTCGAGTTCGGTGTCAAGCAGCGCTGCCTCAAGAGTGCCACCGCCTGCGACGCCGCCAACTTCGCCAAGACCGACGACCCCGGCGCGTACCGCCCCTGGTGGGACACGCCCGGCAACCTCAACTGCAAGTCCAACTCCAAGCTGTGCCCGGCCTTCCCCTCCTTCTGGACGCAGCTGCGGCTCGACACGATCACGACGAAGGCGGCCCGCCCCGGCCAGAGCGGGCTGGGCAAGGTGGACACCTACACACTTCGCCAGTCCTTCCCCGCGGAGTGGTACGACACCTCGCCCGGCCTCTGGCTCAACTCCGTGACCCGTACGGGTTTCGCGCCCGGGGACACGACCGGCACCGTCCAGTCCGCGGACGGCGTCAGCTTCGGCCACTACACCGTCGGCTCGTCCTCCCCGTTGCGCGACCGGCTGCGGGACCGTCAGCTTCCCAACCTCGTGACCTCGGGATCGGGGACCAAGAACCCCGGATTCACCCGCCCGCGCATCGGTGTCGTCGCCACCGAGAACGGTGGGGACATCGAGGTCGAGTACACCGGCGGCTGCGCCGCCGAACCCGCCACCGACAAGGGAAAGAAGAACGACACCTGCTACCCGGTGCGGTGGTCCCCGGACGGTGATGTGAAGAAGCCGGCCAAGGCGTGGTTCAACAAGTATGTCGTCGACTCGGTCACGGAGAGGGACCGGGTCACGTCGTTCGGCAAGAACGTCAAGACCTCCTACACGTACACCTCTCCTGCCTGGGACAAGAGCGACGACGAGTTCACGCGGCCGTCACTGCGCACCCACAGTGTGTGGCGCGGCTACGGACAGGTCGCCGTCACCCGGGGCAGCAAGTCCAGCTCGGAGCAGGGCGACCCGAACTCGCAGTCGTACACCGTGACCCGCTTCTTCCAGGGCACGGGCGGCGCGGTCAAGGACTCCAAGGGCGCGGTGGAACTGCTCGCCGACGACGCGGTGCAGTTCGCCGGAATGACCGCGGAGACGCTCACCTACGAGCATTCCGAGGGCCGGCTGCTGAAGCGCGCCCTGACCTTCCCCCGGTCGAAGCAGACCGCGTCCCGCGCACGCGAGGCCGAGGACGGCACGGAGATGGATCCGCTGCTCGCCCAGCGTGTGTGGGTGGCGCGCACCGACGCCATTCAGAGCGTCGAGAGCAGCTGGCAGGCGGTCCGGACCGAGACCACCGTGGACGACACGTACGGGCTGCCCACGCAGCTGGAGATGTCGGTCGTCAAGCCCAACGGAACGGGTGAGACGCGCAGTAACCAGGTCTGCGTCCGGACGACGTATCTCCACAACACCTCCGCCTGGATCATCGGCAAGGCCAGGGAGACCCGCTCCACCGCGACGCCCTGTTCCGCATTCGACACGGCGGACCCCGAGACGCAGCTGCTCAGCTCGGTCCGTACGTCCTACGACGACCAGGCGTGGGGCACCGCCCCGACCAAGGGCCTGGAGACCACACTGGCGGAGATCAACGGCACGGGCAGCGCCCACTCCGTGACCACCACCAGCTCGTACGACGACCTGGGCCGGCTCCGGAAGGTCAGCGAGCCGCTGAGCGGCACGTCGGAGACCGTCTTCACACCGGTCGGCGGTGGCCCCGTCACCGCCGTCAAGACCATCAACGCGATGGGACACACCTCCACCACGACCTACGACCCCGGCCGCGCGCTGCCGCTCACCGTCACCGACACCAACGGCCGCGTCACCCGTACCGAGTACGACGCGCTCGGCCGGGTCGTCAGGGGCTGGTCCCCGTCCCGCGCTGGCAGCAAGAACGCGGACGTGGAGATCGCCTACCAGCCCGCCGTCGCGACGAATAAGGTGACGACTCCGGCCGCCGTGACGGTGAAGTCCCTTGAGGACGACGGCGGTTACTCGCACCAGGTGACGATCTACGACGGTCTGATGCGCCAGGTGCAGACCCAGAGCGAGGCCCACGGCGCGGGCCGGATCATCAGTGACACCAAGTACGACGACCACGGCCTGGTGCGGGAGCAGACCAGCGGATACCTCGCCAAGGGTGGTCCGGAGACCAAGCTCTTCGCCCGTAAATCGGAGTCACTGGTACCGAGCAAGGTCAAGACGCGGTACGACGGCATGGACCGAGTGGTCCGCTCGTCCGTCTACCACGGCGCGGGCTTCAAGTACGCCACGTACACCACCTATACCGACACCACGGTCTATGTGAAGCCGCCCGGCTCCAGCGTTCCGGCGACCAAGAGCTACACCGACGCGATGGGCCGTGTCACCTCCGTACGGCACTACACCGCGGCCGACGGCGTCTCGTCCTACCGGACGACGAACTACACGTACGACGCCCGGGGAAACCAGACCAGGGCCACCGACCCGGCCGGAAACGCCTGGACGTTCAGCTATGACGTACGGGGACGGCTCACCGCTTCCACCGACCCCGACACCGGCTCCAGCTCCTTCGGGTACGACGACGCCGACCGCCAGATCCGAACCACCGACGCGCTCGGCAAGAGCCTCCACACCGAGTACGACGTGCTGGGCCGCACCACGGCGATCCGTGAGGGCTCGGCCACCGCCGCCCCGATCAAGGAGTACAAGTACGACACCGTGTCCGGTGCGGTCGGCCTGCCCGCGGCCTCGATCCGGCGCGACGCGTCCAAGGCCGAGTACATCAACCGGATCACCGGCTACGACACCGACTACCGGCCCACCGGCCGGGAGACGGTCATTCCCGTCAACTCGATGACGACCGGGCTCTCGGGCACGTACGCCTACTCCTACGCCTACACGCCGACCGGGAAGCCACTGTCGGTCACGCTCCCGGCCAAGGGCGGCCTGGCGAAGGAGAAGGTCGTCACGCGCTACGACGACGACGGCCTCCCGGAGTCCACTTCGGGTATCGACTGGTACACCTCGGACGTCACGTACTCCCCGTACGGCGAGGCCCTGCGCAGCGTCAACGGCTCGCAGCCGGGCCGGGTCTGGACGACGAACTTCGTCGACCAGCACTCCGGCAGCCTCCAGCGCACGGTCACCGACCGGGAGAACGGCGGCGTCGGAGAGCCCCGAGTCTCCGACAGCTACTACTCGTACGACGCCTCGGGCAAGATCTCCTCGAACGCCCGCAAGCTCACGGAGACGACCGGCTCCTCCACCTGGGACAACCAGTGCTACACCTATGACGCGCTGGGCGAGCTGGTCCATGCCTGGACGTCGAACATCACTCCCAACCAGGGCGGCACCGGATGCCGCTCCTCGGGCGGCACCAACTGGGGCTACACCAAGACGGGCGCCCCCTCGGGCGGCCCGGTCGCCGACGCCCCCACCCTCGCCACGGACGCGGCGAGCCCCAGCACCAGACTGGCCGCCTCGCTGACCACCGCGGCCCCACTCGCCTCGACGGTCTCGACCGGCACCACCGCCTACCGGCAGACGTTCACGTACGACTGGCTCGGCAACCGCGCCACGCTGACGGACCACAACACCGCCGACGCCACGAAGAACACCACCTTCAAGTACGGCTACGGCACCACGGTCGCGGGCCAGAGCCTCGTCCAGCAGCCGCACATCCTCACTTCGGTCGCCTCCACACCGACCGGCCAGGGCAGCGCCTACTCGAACAACAAGGTGGGCAACACCACCCTGCGCGACCTCGCCAAATCCACCCAGAGCCTGGAGTGGACGGCCGAGGACCAGCTCGACACGATCACCGTCGACGGTGTCACCACCCGCTACGTCTACGACGCCGACGGCAACCGCCTCCTGGAGAACTCGCCCACCGGCTCCACCCTGTACCTGGGCGAGACCGAGCTGACCACCGACTCCACCGGCAAGATCACCCGTGCGTCCCGCGCCTACGCCCAGGCCGGCGCACCCACCGTCGTACGCACCACCACCAACGGCGCGAGCACCGGCCACCAGCTCAACGTCCTCATCACCGACGCGGTCGGCACCGCCAATACCACCGTCAGCCTCACCACCGGCCAGAGCGTCACCCGCCGTGCCTTCAAACCGTACGGCGAGACCCGTGGCACCAAACCCGCCACCTGGCCCAACAAACGCGGCTACCTCGGCTCCGGCATCGACGACACCGCCACCGGCCTGACCCACCTCGGCGCCCGCGAATACGACCAGGCGGCAGGCCGCTTCCTGAGCGCCGACCCGATCATCGACATCACCGACCCGCTCCAGATGAACGGGTACGCGTACAGCAACAACAGCCCGATCAGCAGCAGCGACCCGACGGGGCTGTGCCCGGCGGACATCTGTGGCCACGGAAAGCAGAACCCCTCACAGCACTACGGCGGAGGCCCGAAGGATCCGCCCGCTGACAACAAGAACAGCGGCAACTCGGGCTCCTCCGGCGGTTCCCAGAAGACGGTCACCTTCACCCAGACCGAGACCGTCACGGTGACCAAGCCCGAACCCTGCGGCGGGCTGTGCAAGATCGGCGGCTGGTTCAAGAAGTACAAGACGGAGATCATCACGATCACCGTCGAAGTCACCGTCGGCGTGACTTGCGGCGCCGTAGCGGTGGGCGCCGGCGCAGTCACCGGTGGAGTCGGCGCAGTCGCCGTCGGAGCGAGCTGCGGTGCCATAGCCGGTGCGGCAGGAGCGGCCGTCGGTAACGCCATGAACTCCGACGCCGACCACAGCATCGGGGGCTACGGCGCAGCCATCGGCAAGGGCGCCGTCATCGGCGGCATCAGCGGCGCGGCAGGCGGAGCGCTCGGCAATGTCGCCGCCAAGGGAATCAAAGCCGTCGGCTCAAAGCTCGTCAGCAGAACAGGCGGAGCCAAGGCGGGCGGTGCCGTAGCAGGCGCCAAGGCGGGATCGAAGACGGCAGCAAAGCCGGTCCAGGCATGCTTCCTTGCCGGCACCCCCGTCCTCCTCGCCGACGGCACCACCAAAAACATCGAGGACATCAAGGTCGGCGACCAGGTCCTCGCCACCAACCCCGCAACCGGCGAAACCAGCGCCCAGCCCGTCACCGAACTCCTGCCGAGTGAGGGCGACAAGGAGCTGAACAAGCTCACCATCGCCACCCCCGACGGCAACAAGAACATCACCGCCACGGCCGAGCACCCCTTCTGGGCACCCAAGGAAAACGCCTGGATCAACGCCGCCGACCTCAAACCCGGCACCACCCTCCACACCCCCAACGGCACCACCGCGCGCATCGTCCGGAACGACGCCTACACGGACCACGTCCGCACCTACAACTTCTCGGTCGCCAAACTCCACACGTACTATGTTGTCGCGGGGAAGACACCGGTCCTGGTCCACAATTCCTGTGGCCCGGATATGGGCACTGCTGCTCGTGCCGCTGCAAAGCAGGCGCCGGAAGATGCCACGATGGCTTCGGTTGCACGCATTAAGGGCACGGACATGACGGAGGTTGGCTATTCCGGAGCTTCCTCTCGTCCTGCCTACCTGGAACCTGAGATTCAGAAGGCTGCTGGAGATGGCGGGCAGATGTTTGGGGGCGATGCGGCCAACTGTGCCGAAATACGCGCCTGTAATGCGCTGTTTGCCAATCGCGCGGCTGACTTTGAGGACATGTTCGGACGTTCGCTTGAGTTCAGTGATATCGAATTTCTCACTGTCAGAAGTTCTACGGGCCTACCCGAGGCGGCGTGTCTATCCTGCCAGAGTGTACTAGTGAGGCGTGGCGCGACTGACCTATCGGTCGGAAGGTGA
- a CDS encoding SUKH-3 domain-containing protein, whose protein sequence is MEMAIYGRGRQLIEAAGWRPGRATDVSGLVREMRLVGFDVPTVARRFLEEFWQLRIEHPPSIELNGGEIFCWTEFDPMRVCTERDVRIAGRCSGVAGEFLCPLGIDAFHLTVYLSSSGKFFAGMDASVFAYADRIDEFFLKLADGSRPQLIGNWGL, encoded by the coding sequence ATGGAGATGGCTATCTACGGACGGGGTCGCCAGTTGATCGAAGCGGCAGGCTGGAGGCCGGGACGCGCTACCGATGTCTCTGGGCTCGTCCGTGAGATGAGGCTCGTTGGTTTCGATGTGCCGACTGTGGCGCGCCGATTTTTGGAGGAGTTCTGGCAGCTTCGGATCGAGCACCCGCCCAGCATCGAGTTGAATGGCGGAGAGATATTCTGTTGGACCGAGTTTGACCCCATGAGGGTGTGCACTGAGCGTGACGTGAGGATTGCTGGGCGCTGTTCAGGGGTGGCTGGTGAATTCCTGTGCCCTTTGGGTATTGACGCGTTTCACCTCACTGTTTACTTGTCGTCGTCTGGAAAATTCTTCGCCGGTATGGACGCCTCGGTGTTCGCATATGCGGACCGAATTGACGAGTTCTTTTTGAAGCTGGCTGATGGATCCAGGCCGCAGCTCATAGGGAATTGGGGGCTATAA
- a CDS encoding DUF397 domain-containing protein — MTTLDLHGAAWRKSSYSGSGGDCVEVADLASTTSAAVRDSKTPHGAALTSPVGSWSSFVTSLKRGNFPI, encoded by the coding sequence ATGACCACCCTCGACCTGCACGGCGCGGCCTGGCGCAAGAGCAGCTACAGCGGCTCGGGCGGAGACTGCGTCGAGGTCGCCGACCTCGCCAGCACCACCTCCGCCGCCGTACGGGACAGCAAAACCCCACACGGAGCGGCTCTCACCTCCCCCGTCGGCAGTTGGTCGTCATTCGTCACGTCGCTCAAGCGCGGGAACTTCCCCATCTGA
- a CDS encoding Scr1 family TA system antitoxin-like transcriptional regulator codes for MARTTSRSPARATRARAALVSNSERISRAEPNTPRVPTPPQYNGAPLSVAARQTTSTTVRRNSGSSKRWTINFTIDDAPSKRCPRPRTNKTLDDAAEHFGFIGYEETSHYIRSLQSTLAAGLLQTPTYARAVINAASDCIDPRRSKGTRHSRDRAPRGTDRRQTAQPVRDPGGGGIATPSGQRRGHGQAA; via the coding sequence GTGGCACGTACCACGTCTCGATCTCCCGCCCGGGCGACACGTGCGCGTGCCGCGTTGGTGAGTAACTCCGAGAGGATCAGCAGGGCCGAGCCCAACACACCGAGGGTGCCGACTCCACCGCAATACAACGGCGCGCCGCTCTCCGTCGCCGCCCGTCAGACGACCTCCACGACAGTTCGCCGCAACAGCGGCTCCTCGAAGAGATGGACAATAAACTTCACCATTGATGACGCTCCTTCGAAGCGTTGTCCACGCCCCCGGACCAACAAGACACTCGACGACGCGGCTGAACACTTCGGCTTCATCGGGTACGAGGAGACCTCGCACTACATCCGATCGCTTCAGTCCACCTTGGCCGCGGGCCTGTTGCAAACACCCACCTATGCTCGCGCAGTCATCAACGCAGCTTCAGACTGCATTGACCCACGACGGAGTAAAGGCACTCGTCACAGCAGGGATCGAGCGCCAAGGGGCACCGACCGGCGCCAAACCGCCCAGCCTGTGCGTGATCCGGGGGGAGGTGGCATCGCGACTCCGAGTGGACAGCGCCGAGGTCATGGACAGGCAGCTTGA
- a CDS encoding IS5 family transposase (programmed frameshift) gives MGRGDLMNREWSLLEPHLPSLGGRGGRWNDHRTVVNGILFRVRTGVPWRDLPERYGSWKTVHERHRRWSADGTWDRILHAVQADADLAGRIDWSMIGIDSTSCRAHQHAAGARKARPQIPKKRTTPRHHRPDEGLGRSRGGLTCKIHLAGEGGCRPMALLLTPGQWGDAPQMVEVLDRIRVPRPRGGRPRTRPDHVSGDKAYSSRRNRRYLRRRHIRHTIPEPKDQRANRQRRGSSGGRPAGFDRDRYRRRNEVERTINRLKNSRAVATRYDKRAYVFHGTVTAAAIRLWLRQ, from the exons ATGGGTCGGGGGGATTTGATGAACCGCGAGTGGTCGTTGCTGGAGCCGCATCTGCCATCTCTGGGTGGCCGGGGCGGCCGGTGGAACGACCACCGCACCGTGGTCAACGGGATCCTCTTCCGGGTCCGGACCGGTGTCCCGTGGCGTGACCTGCCGGAACGCTATGGCTCGTGGAAGACCGTCCATGAACGGCATCGCCGCTGGTCGGCGGACGGTACCTGGGACCGGATCCTGCACGCGGTCCAGGCCGACGCCGACCTGGCCGGGCGGATCGACTGGTCGATGATCGGCATCGACTCGACGTCCTGCCGGGCCCATCAGCACGCGGCCGGCGCCCGCAAGGCCCGTCCGCAGATCCCGA AAAAAAGGACGACGCCCCGGCACCACCGCCCCGACGAGGGACTCGGACGGTCCCGGGGCGGCCTGACCTGCAAGATCCACCTCGCCGGCGAAGGCGGTTGCCGCCCCATGGCCCTCCTGCTCACGCCGGGTCAGTGGGGCGACGCCCCGCAGATGGTCGAGGTCCTGGACCGAATCCGGGTCCCCCGGCCACGGGGCGGACGCCCCCGAACCAGGCCCGACCACGTCAGCGGCGACAAGGCATACAGCTCCCGCCGAAACCGCCGCTACCTGCGAAGACGCCACATCCGGCACACGATCCCGGAACCGAAGGACCAGCGGGCCAACCGCCAACGCAGAGGCAGCAGCGGTGGCAGACCCGCCGGCTTCGACCGCGACCGCTACCGGCGCCGCAACGAGGTCGAGCGGACCATCAACCGGCTCAAGAACTCCCGCGCGGTCGCCACTCGTTACGACAAACGGGCCTACGTCTTCCACGGCACCGTCACCGCCGCCGCGATCCGACTCTGGCTCCGCCAGTGA
- a CDS encoding cupin domain-containing protein, whose amino-acid sequence MEKLAGVLPRGVEVFSLRPDGVVLFVDRGGARELGPREEFLRFIDTGQFAHYLVGDARTSPERPSNATFKLGVVGPRSAFTPHAHGGEHIVLSLGHAACGLYDVERGRVSEVRLFPGAMIRIPSMMPHSFANRGGRPLHILAANTGFGIDHEDYAITADEAERRIGETGRAARSLGTLDRVATDYALLAASLRDIERLQSTRGIGAVSVRERLAARLRRAAYALEGPR is encoded by the coding sequence ATGGAGAAGTTGGCCGGGGTGCTGCCTCGGGGTGTTGAGGTGTTCAGCCTGCGGCCCGACGGTGTGGTGCTGTTCGTGGACCGGGGTGGGGCGCGGGAGTTGGGGCCTCGGGAGGAGTTTCTGCGGTTCATCGACACGGGGCAGTTCGCCCACTATCTGGTGGGGGACGCGCGGACCTCGCCCGAGCGGCCGTCGAACGCCACGTTCAAGCTCGGGGTCGTCGGGCCGCGCAGCGCGTTCACGCCGCACGCGCACGGCGGGGAGCACATCGTGCTCAGCCTCGGGCACGCGGCGTGCGGGCTGTACGACGTGGAGCGGGGGCGGGTGAGTGAGGTGCGGCTGTTTCCCGGGGCCATGATCCGGATCCCGTCGATGATGCCGCACTCGTTCGCCAACCGGGGCGGCCGGCCGCTCCACATCCTCGCCGCCAACACCGGCTTCGGCATCGACCACGAGGACTACGCCATCACCGCCGACGAGGCCGAGCGCCGGATCGGGGAGACGGGGCGGGCGGCCCGGTCCCTCGGGACGCTTGACCGGGTCGCCACCGACTACGCCCTCCTCGCCGCATCCCTCCGCGACATCGAGCGCCTCCAGTCCACCCGTGGCATCGGCGCCGTCTCCGTACGGGAGCGGCTCGCCGCCCGGTTGCGGCGGGCCGCGTACGCGCTGGAGGGGCCCCGGTGA